Part of the Methylovirgula sp. 4M-Z18 genome is shown below.
GTCGTAACTTCACTGGGACCGCGGCCTTGCGAGGGCGCAGTCCCGGTCGGCCCGTAACGGATTTCTTGCGCTTTCCCCGAGACTTCTCTAGGGGAAGGCCATGAAATTCCTCGATCAAGCAAAAATCTACATCCGCTCGGGCAACGGCGGCGCCGGCTGCGTGTCGTTCCGGCGCGAAAAATTTATCGAATTCGGCGGGCCGGACGGCGGTGACGGCGGCCGCGGCGGCGATGTCGTGGCCGAATGTGTGCAGGGCCTGAACACGCTCATCGATTACCGATTCCAACAGCATTTCAAGGCGCAGACCGGTGTGCACGGCATGGGCAAGAACCGCGCCGGCGCGCGCGGCGCCGATCTGGTGCTGAAAGTGCCGGCCGGCACGCAGATCTTCGAAGAGGACAACGAGACGCTGATCGCCGACCTCACCGAGATCGGCCAACGCGTCGTTCTCGCCAAGGGCGGCAACGGCGGTTTCGGCAATGCGCATTTCCAGACTTCGACCAATCAGGCGCCGCGCCGCGCCAATCCCGGCCAGTTGGGCATCGAGATGACGATCTGGCTGCGGCTGAAACTGATCGCCGATGCCGGGCTGATCGGCCTGCCGAACGCGGGCAAGAGCACGTTCCTCGCAACCGTCTCCGCCGCCAAGCCGAAGATCGCCGATTACCCCTTCACCACGCTGCACCCGGGCCTTGGCGTCGTGCGCAACGACGGGCGCGAATTCGTGCTGGCCGACATCCCCGGCTTGATCGAGGGCGCGCATGAAGGCCTCGGCCTCGGCGACCGTTTCCTAGGCCATATCGAGCGCTGCCGGGTGATGCTGCATCTGATCGATGCGGCCGGCGACCACGCGGGCAAAGCCTACAAGACCGTGCGCGGCGAGCTCGAAGCCTATGGCCAGGGGCTCGAGGCGAAGCCCGAAATCGTCGCGCTGTCGCGCGTTGACACGGTGGATGCCGAGACCTTGAAAAAGCAAATGGACCGGCTGAAGCGCGCGATCAAATCGAGCGGCCCGGCGCTCGAGGACGGCGAAAAGCCGCGTGCCCCGATCACGCTCTCATCCGCCACCAACACCCATGTGGTGGAGACCTTGCGCGCGCTGCAGCAGGTGATTGATTTGGCGAAGGAGCCGGAGAAACGCGCCGCAGTCGAGCAGGACTGGCGACCGTAGGGCGAATCGAGGCTGGATATGACCCGATTAAAAGATCTTCTGCCGAAGGGTCCCCCGTGGCTAGACCAAATAAATTGCCGCACTTCTTCCTATAAACGCGATGAAATTCCTCAAATAACTAAGTATTGGTGCTACATTTGTAGCACGATAAACGCGATCTTATTTTTACTGAGCGTAGCGCTTGCAAGACACATTGAAACGCCAAAAGTGATATTTGGCGCGTTTCTCATTATGATGCCACTAAGCCCATTTCTTTGGAGTTCTTCTCTATACGAGCGGCCTTTTTGGGCGCGACGTCTACAAGAATTAAGAGACAAAACGCCTGATGGTATGCTGGGTCCTACATTTGATTGGATCTTGCTGTGCGTTTTCTTCAGCCTCGTCATTTTTGCCGTCCTTGTTGATTTCGTGCTCCCGTTCGACGCTCCCCCATGACCAAACTCCCCCGCCTCTCCTCCTTCCGCCGCATCGTCGTCAAAGTCGGCTCGTCACTCCTTGTCGATCGCGCCAAAGGCGCGTTGCGCGCCGCTTGGCTCGATGCCTTGGCCGACGATCTTGCCGGCCTGCATCGGGCCGGCGCCGACGTGCTTGTCGTGTCCTCCGGCGCCATCGCGCTCGGCCGCACTGTGCTCAAATTTCCGCCCGGCGATCTCAAGCTCGAGGACAGCCAGGCCGCCGCCGCCGTCGGGCAGATTGCGCTCGCCAAGACCTGGGCCGAGGCGCTCGGCAGCCGCGGCATCACGGCCGGGCAGATTCTGCTGACCCTCGGCGACACCGAAGAGCGCCGGCGTTACCTGAACGCCCGTGCGACGCTCGCCCGCCTCATGGAGGCGCGTGCAGTTCCAGTAATCAACGAGAACGACACGGTCGCGACGAGCGAAATCCGCTATGGCGACAATGACCGGCTGGCCGCCCGCGTCGCCACCATGGCCTCGGCGGACCTGCTCATTCTGCTCTCCGACATCACCGGCCTGTACACGGCGCCGCCGCAGAGCGATCCCAATGCCAAGCTCATCCCGCTCGTGCCGCGCATCAGCGCCGAGATCGAGGCGATGGCGGGGGGCGCGGCCTCCGAATTGTCGCGCGGCGGCATGCGCACCAAGATTGAGGCAGGCAAGATCGCCGTCACCGGCGGCGCCCATATGGTCATCGCCGATGGCCGCGAGTTGCATTGCGTGCGGCGCATCGCCGACGGCGAGCCCTGTACCTGGTTCCTCACCCCGTCGAACCCCGTCACCGCCCGCAAGAAATGGATCGCCGGCTCGTTGGAGCCGCGCGGCACGTTGCATATCGACGCCGGCGCGGCGCGGGCGCTGCGCCAGGGCAAGAGCCTGCTGCCGGCCGGCGTCACCCGCATCGACGGCAGTTTCGCGCGCGGCGATTGCGTGACGATCCGCGACGCGTTGGGGCGCGAAATCGGCCGCGGCCTTGTCGCCTACGACGCGCTGCACGCCGAGCAGATCAAGGGGCGGCAAAGCCAGGAGATCGAAACGGTGCTGGGCTTTACCGGCCGCGCCGAGATGATTCACCGTGACGACATGGTCCTCGCGGGTGAGTGAATGGAGCGCGGCCTTCCAGGCCGCAGAAAAAGGCAGCCGGTAAGTTCAGATGCGTTTCCTCAGTCTCCATCCAATCCCCGAACATCCCGGCGCCTCGTCATGCGGGCTGGAAGCCCGCGGTCCATTTACCTCTGGTCCGTTCGCATGAGCCATTTCATCGTTCTCCTGGGGTCTTGCCTGAACCTGATCGGCACGTGGCGCTATTGTCGCGCCATCCTCGCCGGCCGGGTCCAGCCCAATCTCGTCACCTGGATCATGTGGGCGCTCGCGCCGCTGATCGGCGTTGCGGCGGAACTCTATTCCGGCGTCACCTGGGCGGTCCTGCCGGTCTTCATGGCCGGATTCGGGCCGCTCTGCGTCACGTGCGTCGCGCTATTGACGCACCATTCCACCTGGGTGCCGCGGCCGCGCGACTATGCCTGCGGCGTTTTTTCCTTTCTGGCACTGATCCTGTGGCAGATCACCAAGGATCCCGATATCGCCATCCTGTTCGCGGTGCTGAGCGACGGCGCAGCCCTGCTGCCGACCCTGTTCAAGACCTGGACCCATCCGGACAGTGAAACCCCCGTGCCCTTCGCCCTGGCGGTCTGCAGTTCGCTCAGCGCCTTGCCGGTGATCGAGCATTGGACTTTTGCGTCCCTTGCCTTTCCGCTCTATCTTATGACG
Proteins encoded:
- the proB gene encoding glutamate 5-kinase, which produces MTKLPRLSSFRRIVVKVGSSLLVDRAKGALRAAWLDALADDLAGLHRAGADVLVVSSGAIALGRTVLKFPPGDLKLEDSQAAAAVGQIALAKTWAEALGSRGITAGQILLTLGDTEERRRYLNARATLARLMEARAVPVINENDTVATSEIRYGDNDRLAARVATMASADLLILLSDITGLYTAPPQSDPNAKLIPLVPRISAEIEAMAGGAASELSRGGMRTKIEAGKIAVTGGAHMVIADGRELHCVRRIADGEPCTWFLTPSNPVTARKKWIAGSLEPRGTLHIDAGAARALRQGKSLLPAGVTRIDGSFARGDCVTIRDALGREIGRGLVAYDALHAEQIKGRQSQEIETVLGFTGRAEMIHRDDMVLAGE
- the obgE gene encoding GTPase ObgE gives rise to the protein MKFLDQAKIYIRSGNGGAGCVSFRREKFIEFGGPDGGDGGRGGDVVAECVQGLNTLIDYRFQQHFKAQTGVHGMGKNRAGARGADLVLKVPAGTQIFEEDNETLIADLTEIGQRVVLAKGGNGGFGNAHFQTSTNQAPRRANPGQLGIEMTIWLRLKLIADAGLIGLPNAGKSTFLATVSAAKPKIADYPFTTLHPGLGVVRNDGREFVLADIPGLIEGAHEGLGLGDRFLGHIERCRVMLHLIDAAGDHAGKAYKTVRGELEAYGQGLEAKPEIVALSRVDTVDAETLKKQMDRLKRAIKSSGPALEDGEKPRAPITLSSATNTHVVETLRALQQVIDLAKEPEKRAAVEQDWRP